Proteins encoded within one genomic window of Haematobia irritans isolate KBUSLIRL chromosome 5, ASM5000362v1, whole genome shotgun sequence:
- the LOC142239907 gene encoding alkaline phosphatase-like, with the protein MKTLGILICFMALSPSHQNQDIHSTKGGKRFNQQRNAVLIEMLAVGKQTPEGEEQPEYWLNLAHEELRQRVQLPLNTNRAKNVIFFLGDGMSITTMDATRIRKGQLKGKPGEEEQLAFEKFPYMALSKTYCANAQVPDSACTSTAFMCGVKANIVTLGVSAKVNFDNCTQSMKKANHVSSIMDWAQKAGKSTGFITTTTLTHATPAGGYAHVANRFWESDADIAKLSKGINPSDCIDISQQLITQNPGKKFNVIMGGGMGKLLPNTVRDAHGEMGERADGRNLLSKWKSIHPKGVMVVDRSGLLQVDVQKVDHIMGIFASGLMDYHAVANRSQQPSLEEMTEVALKLLSKHRNGYVILIEGGLIDMGNHLNIPGKSTDETLEFEKAIQKARSMTNPNDTLIVVSSDHAHPLSIAGFPGRGNDILGLDKSLGDANGLPYATLNYAVGPEQYLDANGNRLDLTGMMDKENPMNIHPSYIHSQIGNHAGDDVGVYASGPYEHLFRGVLQQNTLPHLMAYASCIGDGPTMCNSKH; encoded by the exons ATGAAGACATTGGGAATTCTCATCTGTTTTATGGCTTTATCTCCAAGCCATCAAAACCAAGATATTCACTCAACGAAGGGTGGCAAAAGATTCAATCAGCAGAGAAATGCcgtattaattgaaatgttggcGGTGGGTAAACAAACTCCAGAAGGTGAAGAGCAACCTGAGTACTGGTTGAATTTGGCTCATGAGGAATTGAGACAACGTGTACAATTGCCATTGAATACCAACAGAGCAAAGAATGTGATATTCTTTCTGGGCGACGGTATGTCAATCACCACTATGGATGCGACGCGTATACGCAAAGGGCAACTAAAAGGAAAACCAGGTGAAGAGGAACAATtggcttttgaaaaatttccctaCATGGCATTGAGCAAG ACATATTGTGCAAATGCCCAAGTACCGGATTCGGCATGCACCTCAACCGCATTTATGTGTGGTGTTAAGGCAAACATTGTCACCCTGGGAGTTAGCGCCAAAGTCAACTTTGACAATTGCACTCAGAGCATGAAGAAAGCGAATCATGTTTCATCCATAATGGATTGGGCTCAAAAGGCCGGAAAATCTACGGGTTTCATTACCACCACCACGTTGACACATGCCACACCCGCGGGAGGTTATGCTCATGTGGCAAATCGCTTTTGGGAGAGTGATGCAGATATAGCTAAATTGTCTAAGGGCATCAATCCTTCCGATTGCATAGACATCAGCCAACAACTGATAACCCAGAATCCAGGAAAAAAATTCAACGTTATAATGGGCGGAGGAATGGGAAAGCTTTTGCCCAATACTGTTCGAGATGCCCACGGTGAAATGGGTGAACGTGCCGATGGAAGAAACCTGCTGTCCAAATGGAAATCTATACATCCAAAGGGAGTTATGGTCGTTGATCGTTCTGGTCTACTGCAAGTTGATGTACAAAAAGTTGACCATATTATGGGTATTTTTGCATCAGGATTAATGGATTACCATGCCGTTGCCAATAGATCGCAACAACCCAGTCTGGAGGAGATGACCGAAGTTGCTCTTAAACTACTGAGCAAACATAGAAATGGCTATGTTATCCTAATCGAGGGAGGCCTTATAGACATGGGTAATCATTTGAACATTCCCGGGAAAAGTACAGATGAGACTTTAGAATTCGAAAAGGCAATTCAGAAAGCTCGCAGTATGACAAATCCCAATGATACACTGATAGTGGTCTCCTCGGATCATGCCCATCCCTTAAGCATAGCCGGCTTTCCAGGTCGGGGTAATGATATATTGGGATTGGATAAATCTCTGGGCGATGCAAATGGTTTACCATATGCCACATTAAATTATGCCGTTGGTCCCGAACAATATTTGGATGCCAATGGAAATCGATTGGATCTAACTGGAATGATGGATAAAGAAAATCCCATGAATATTCACCCCAGCTACATTCATTCTCAAATAGGAAATCATGCTGGTGATGATGTGGGAGTATATGCTTCGGGACCCTATGAACATTTATTCCGTGGTGTATTGCAACAGAACACTCTGCCTCATCTGATGGCCTACGCCTCATGTATTGGTGATGGACCAACAATGTGCAATAGTAAACACTAa
- the LOC142239910 gene encoding alkaline phosphatase-like, whose protein sequence is MKSIFIIFILVEAVWSVSLKDGDFHPLHKLTGSKDSSSTRIFENVGNGKITPEHEKDPEFWRKLARSELTNRLQKFNNKKAKNVIFFLGDGMSLNTLTASRILKGQLKGNPGEEDQLSFEKFPHTALSKTYCSNAQVPDSGCTATAYLCGIKTNIITIGVSPKVQYSNCSMSMDPQYQLSSIADWAQEAGKSTGFITTTTLTHASPSGLYAKVANRFWECDADIPQQVYEQGPCMDIAQQLINRSPGRIFDIIMGGGMGKFLPNSVVDAHGQPGERLDGKNLLELWKSQNPKGTLLTNRQQLLNVNVNKVSKIMGIFHSDLMDFHMDADPVKQPTLSEMTEVALKLVKRNKKGYVLFIEGGLIDYGNHYNKAAKSLDETLELDKAVELAVNMTSEDDTLIVVSADHSHPLTITGYPGRGTNILGLNEHDVDDNGVKYSTLNYAVGPQQYSDANGQRIDLEPIKSQDPDFTHPSQIPNSQGTHAGDDVGVYARGPHSHLFRGVMQQHTIPHLMAYAACIGKGPTLCNSQI, encoded by the exons ATGAAgtcaattttcattatcttcaTTCTGGTAGAGGCAGTCTGGAGTGTGTCCCTTAAGGATGGGGACTTTCATCCCTTACATAAATTAACTGGTTCAAAAGATTCCTCAAGTACTCGTATATTTGAAAATGTAGGCAATGGGAAAATTACACCCGAACATGAAAAAGATCCTGAATTTTGGCGTAAATTGGCTCGCAGTGAATTGACTAACCGCTTGCAGAAATTCAACaacaaaaaggcaaaaaatgtgattttctttTTGGGTGATGGTATGTCTTTGAATACATTGACCGCTTCACGTATACTTAAAGGTCAATTGAAGGGTAATCCAGGCGAGGAGGATCAACtgagttttgagaaatttccgcACACAGCATTGAGTAAG ACCTATTGTTCAAATGCCCAAGTTCCAGATTCGGGTTGTACTGCCACCGCTTACTTGTGtggtattaaaacaaatatcatTACTATAGGGGTTTCACCCAAAGTCCAGTATAGCAATTGTAGCATGAGCATGGACCCTCAGTATCAACTCTCATCCATAGCCGATTGGGCCCAAGAAGCAGGGAAATCAACCGGTTTCATAACGACGACGACTCTAACACATGCCAGCCCCTCTGGCTTATATGCTAAAGTGGCCAATCGTTTTTGGGAATGTGATGCTGATATTCCTCAGCAGGTATACGAACAAGGTCCCTGTATGGATATAGCCCAGCAATTGATTAACCGATCACCTGGACGAATTTTTGATATTATAATGGGAGGTGGTATGGGTAAATTTTTACCCAACTCTGTTGTGGATGCCCATGGGCAACCTGGTGAACGTTTGGATGGTAAAAATCTATTGGAATTATGGAAAAGTCAAAATCCCAAAGGAACCTTGTTAACCAATCGCCAGCAATTATTAAATGTGAATGTTAATAAAGTCAGCAAGATCATGGGTATTTTCCATTCTGATTTAATGGACTTTCATATGGATGCTGATCCCGTTAAACAGCCTACACTCTCGGAAATGACCGAAGTTGCTTTGAAATTAGTCAAACGCAATAAAAAAGGTTATGTCTTATTCATTGAGGGAGGATTGATTGATTACGGCAATCATTATAATAAGGCCGCCAAGAGTTTGGATGAGACATTGGAATTGGATAAAGCAGTTGAACTTGCAGTGAATATGACAAGTGAAGATGACACCTTAATTGTGGTCTCAGCCGATCACAGTCATCCCTTAACCATAACAGGATATCCTGGTCGAGGTACCAATATTTTGGGTTTAAATGAGCATGATGTAGATGACAATGGTGTGAAATATTCCACTCTGAACTATGCTGTGGGTCCCCAGCAATATTCAGATGCAAATGGTCAACGCATTGATTTGGAGCCTATTAAATCTCAAGATCCAG aTTTCACCCATCCTAGCCAAATTCCAAATTCACAGGGAACCCATGCTGGCGATGATGTGGGAGTATATGCTCGCGGACCGCACTCACATTTGTTTCGCGGTGTTATGCAGCAACATACTATACCACATTTAATGGCGTATGCTGCATGCATTGGCAAGGGTCCAACTCTCTGTAATTCACAGATCTAA